The Synechococcus sp. WH 8101 sequence CTCCACCGCCACGATCCTGGAGGCGGCCAATGCCCTGATCGCCCATAACAGCGAGCGGATCGACAAGGTGCTGCGGCCCACCCGCGGCGAAGGGGAGCTGATCGCGCTCACTCGCTGCGACGACGAGATCGCCGAAGCCGAAGCGGTGGTGCACCGGCTGCGGATGATGGAGGCGGCCAACCCGGAGCTGGGCTGGGGGGATATGGCGGTGCTATATCGCACCAATGCCCAGTCGCGGGCGATCGAGGAATCGCTGGTGCGCTGGCGCATCCCCTATGTGGTGGTGGGGGGCCTGCGCTTTTACGACCGGCGAGAGATCAAGGATCTGCTCGCCTATCTGCGCCTGTTGGTGAACCCGGCCGACACCGTCAGCCTGCTGCGGGTGATCAACGTGCCGCGGCGCGGTATTGGCAAAACCACGATTCAGCGGCTCACCGATGCGGCCAATCAGCTGGGCATTCCGCTCTGGGATGTGGTGAGCGATCCGGAGGCGGTGCGCTCCCTCGGTGGCCGTTCCGCCAAGGGGCTGCTGCAGTTCTGCGAACTGATCAACAGCCTCCAGGCCCGGGTTCAGGAGGCGGCCCCCTCGGAGCTGATCCAGACGGTGATGGAGCAGAGCGGCTACGTGAGTGAGCTGATCGCTGAGGCCACCGATGAGGCGGAGGAGCGGCGCCGCAACCTGCAGGAGCTGGTGAATGCGGCGCTGCAATACCAGGAGGAGAACGACGAGGGCGATCTGGAAGGCTTCCTGGCCTCCGCCGCCCTGGCCAGTGATGCCGACAGCAAGGACACCGCCGCCGATCGCGTCACCCTGATGACCCTGCACAGCAGTAAAGGGCTGGAATTTCCGGTGGTGTGTCTGGTGGGGCTGGAGCAGGGGTTGTTCCCCAGTTACCGCTCGCTGGATGATCCAGCGTCGCTGGAGGAGGAGCGGCGGCTCTGCTATGTGGGCATCACCCGCGCCAAGGAGCGACTGTTCCTCTCCCATGCGAGTGAGCGGCGGCTCTGGGGTGGCATGCGCGAGGCGGCGGTGCCGAGTGTGTTTCTCTCCGAGCTGCCGGAGGCCCTGGTGCAGGGCGACATCCCCCGCAGCGGAGGCGCGGCGCTGCGGCGCGAGCAGCGGCTGGAGCGACTCACCCGGGTGGATCGGCCCGACGCTCGCCAGGTCGCTGCAGGGGGGGCGGCCAGTGCGCCAGCGAATGCGGTGCGGCGACGCCAGGCGGGGCCGGCACCGGGCAAGAGCTGGAGCGTGGGCGATCGGGTGCTGCACGCCAGCTTCGGGGAAGGGGAGATCACCCACACCTTCGGCAGCGGTGAGAAGGTGTCGATCGCGGTGAAATTCGCTGGCATGGGCCCGAAGATCCTCGATCCGCGCCTGGCGCCGATTCAGCCGCTGGGGGGCTGAGCTGATGTGGAAGCGCAGGATCCGCGCCCTGTTAGGTCTTGGTCGGCTTGATGCCTGCCGGGAGCAAGCGCGGGTGCAGAACCGCGACCTCAAGCTGCTGTCGACCATCAACGGCTTTGGTGCCAAGGGGTTGTTGCGATCCACCACGCATCGCGCCACGCCGTCGATGGACGATCCGCTTCAAGTGGAAGAGGACGCAGCCATGGCCGGGGTGCAGGTGTTGACCCGCTACTGCGGCATCGAAGCGCCCTACTGGGGCCTGTTTGTGACCCATTACCACCGGCTCGGCGTTCGTCAGCTCCAGGTGTGCGTGCAGAACGACCGGGATGCGGCGGAGGTGGAGTCGTGGAACTATCCCGAGCCGATGACGGTCCAGGTGCAGCGCCTGCGCTCCGATGTGCCCCCCGATGAGGGCCTGCGCCTGCTGGATCCGAGTTGTTATCGCCACGATGCACCCTTCACCCTGCTGGCGGATTGTGATGAATATCTCCAGCCACTCCGCTCCGACCTGAGCCTTCGCCGTTGGTTCGAGCTTTTCCCGGAGCGGGCCCAGTGTTCCGTTCCCTGGGTGATGTGTCCGGTGCTGGACCCGCTGCATGAGCAGCCGCGGGGGTTCTGGGGCAACCATGGCAAGCCGATCGCCCGTTCCGAGTGGATCGAGGCTGTGGCGTCAGACCATCACTTTCAGGTGCCGCCGGTGAAGCCCGGCGGGCGCATCCTCTCCACACCGATGGCCTCGATGGGATGGGTGCTGGTGCACTGCCTGTCGCGCAGCTTTGAAGACACCCTGCTGCGTCAGTTGCACACCCGTTTCACCTGCGTGAAGAACACCGATCGAGGCGAGATCGTGTCGCGGGTGCGATCCGGTGATCTGCCGATCCGGTTGCGAGTGCTGGCGTATTTCAGCCTTCAGGAGCGGTATCTCGATGTGCCGGTGCCTTCGCTGCGGGGGATTGATCTTGCGGCACAGACCCGGCTTCTGCAGGGCTGTCTGGGCGAATCGGATCAGCAGTTGGCGCGGGAGGTGTTTGAGGAGTACCGGCGTTTGTTACGCCGTTGCCTGCAGCGCTTGCCGACCTATCCGGCCACCACGTTCCCCGACATCGTTGCGGCGCTCCCCTCTCCCCATGAGCTCAGAGAGCTGTATGGCGCCTGAATCCCGGCTGTATGTCTCGGGCTATTGGCCCTTGCCGGGGAACGGCAAACGGGGACTTTCCTACTACCGGGCTCTGCTGCCCCAGACGCTGGCGCTGCTCCGCGGCCAGAAGCTGCTCTTTTTTGCCGGTGATGCCCAGATCCTGGCGTTGGTGCAGCGGCACTGCTCAACCTGGCAGATCACCCTGGAGGGCCAGGTGATGCCGATCACGCAGCTGCCGCAATGGGATCGGGCCGAGGCTCTGGTGGCCAGTTGTGAACGCATGGGCCTGGATGCCTGGCCGCAACCCAGGCGCTCCGCAGGAGAGAAAGGCGTGAATCACTATTGGCGTGATCTGCAGGGCTCAGGGGCCGACACCTATCGCCAGTTGCTGGCGGTGTGGTTGAGCAAGATCGCCCTGGTGGCGCAACGGGCCGCCACAGAACCCGGGCAGCGGAGCCTGGCCTGGGTGGATAGCAGCGTCGCTCGTTTTCAGCGGCAGCGCTCCAACTGGCGGTTCTGGCGTCTAGCGGATCGCCCTGGCCAGCTCTGTCATTACGCCAGTCCGATGCGTTACCTGGGGCAGGGGTTGCCGGTGAATGCCAGTTATCTCTCGGCCCCGGCACCGGTTTGGGGAACGCTGGCGCCCCTGTTTGATGGGTTGGCGCAGCAGGCCAGCCTGATGGCCTATGGCCACGATGAGGAAACGATTCTGGGCGAGTGCCAGCGCCAGCATCCCGATCTGTTCCATTGCCTTGGCGTTCCTTACACGCGCTTGCGGGGCCATGCCGCCTGGCGCTGGCGGCTGCAGGATGGCTTCACGGGCCTGCTGGAGCGGCGATGAGCCGGAGGCTGGTGGGCTGGCTGAAGCGGCGGTTTCGCCTGATCGACCCGCCGCAGGAACCACGGCGCTCATCGGATGGTGATCTGAGCAATGGCTTCGGTGCCCGGCGGTTGCTGTGTTCCCCGCTTGTGCCTGGTGGCGATCCCGGGCCGCTGCCCCGCGCCTCGGTGCTGGAGGGGGTGCAATTGCTCACCCGCTACTGCGCCATGGAGCGGCCCTATTGGCAGGGCTTTCTGCAGCACTATCACGACCTGGGGGTACGCCGCATTCAGGTGGGGGTGCAGCGGCAGGAGG is a genomic window containing:
- a CDS encoding UvrD-helicase domain-containing protein, translating into MSFLAGLNDAQRRAVDHHEGPLLVVAGAGSGKTRALTHRIAHLIGEHGADPAQILAVTFTNKAAREMKERLELLLAQRLAQSQFGQPWSTLPPVEQRQLRSRIYREVTKELWIGTFHALFARMLRFDIDKFKDAEGLSWTKQFSIYDETDAQSLVKEIVTQELQLDPKRFDPKKTRWAISNAKNQGWLPDDLEANAEGQRGKLTADVYRRYRKALAANNALDFDDLLLLPVQLLQQNEQVRAYWHRRFRHVLVDEYQDTNRTQYELIKLLVTDGVDPQAYDNWSGRSVFVVGDADQSIYSFRAADFTILMGFQDDFGDKAPDDSTRTMVKLEENYRSTATILEAANALIAHNSERIDKVLRPTRGEGELIALTRCDDEIAEAEAVVHRLRMMEAANPELGWGDMAVLYRTNAQSRAIEESLVRWRIPYVVVGGLRFYDRREIKDLLAYLRLLVNPADTVSLLRVINVPRRGIGKTTIQRLTDAANQLGIPLWDVVSDPEAVRSLGGRSAKGLLQFCELINSLQARVQEAAPSELIQTVMEQSGYVSELIAEATDEAEERRRNLQELVNAALQYQEENDEGDLEGFLASAALASDADSKDTAADRVTLMTLHSSKGLEFPVVCLVGLEQGLFPSYRSLDDPASLEEERRLCYVGITRAKERLFLSHASERRLWGGMREAAVPSVFLSELPEALVQGDIPRSGGAALRREQRLERLTRVDRPDARQVAAGGAASAPANAVRRRQAGPAPGKSWSVGDRVLHASFGEGEITHTFGSGEKVSIAVKFAGMGPKILDPRLAPIQPLGG